The Candidatus Izemoplasma sp. genome has a window encoding:
- a CDS encoding MarR family winged helix-turn-helix transcriptional regulator, whose product MKQEDIRLALNKFLKLYFNACNEVYDEINFNQITGIRFKYLKEIYKRNRVTITELADHFDISKPTVTEVIKIFEDNNIVKKERSEEDKRVIHIYLTELGELLASTNRLESERAVTKLQSELSKEDICTLTTIFNKITGE is encoded by the coding sequence ATGAAACAAGAAGACATACGTTTAGCACTTAACAAGTTTTTAAAATTATATTTTAATGCCTGTAATGAAGTTTATGATGAAATAAACTTTAATCAAATTACAGGGATTCGGTTCAAATATTTAAAAGAGATTTATAAGCGTAATCGTGTTACGATTACAGAACTTGCGGATCATTTTGATATTTCTAAGCCTACAGTAACTGAAGTAATAAAAATCTTTGAAGACAATAACATTGTAAAAAAAGAACGATCAGAAGAAGACAAACGTGTCATTCATATTTACCTCACTGAGTTAGGTGAATTACTTGCCTCAACGAATAGACTTGAGAGTGAGCGTGCTGTGACTAAACTACAGAGTGAATTAAGTAAAGAAGATATTTGTACGTTAACAACCATTTTTAACAAAATTACGGGGGAATAA
- a CDS encoding effector binding domain-containing protein, with translation MKYTIKTYDTRYFAGIEKEDGLSVGENEDLTEFWDVFLQEDLALLRDVKYPLNIIGLDCYPPDFKQQQKFDYYAMVEILNAQEQSGFVTKKLPKGEYILFEIPNENIQDEIRKVYRYIKRNNIKIHPGFDYEDFVTPNKDLDNAIVYFALLLEGEDHNA, from the coding sequence ATGAAATACACGATTAAAACCTATGATACGCGATATTTTGCTGGAATCGAAAAAGAAGATGGTTTAAGTGTTGGTGAGAACGAAGACCTTACAGAATTTTGGGATGTTTTTTTACAAGAAGATTTAGCCCTATTGAGGGATGTTAAATATCCTCTTAATATTATTGGCTTAGATTGTTACCCACCAGACTTTAAACAGCAACAAAAGTTTGATTACTATGCGATGGTAGAAATATTAAATGCCCAAGAACAAAGTGGTTTTGTAACAAAGAAATTACCCAAAGGTGAATACATCTTGTTCGAGATTCCAAATGAAAATATCCAAGATGAAATTAGAAAAGTTTATCGATACATTAAACGCAATAACATTAAAATCCATCCAGGATTTGATTATGAAGATTTTGTAACACCAAACAAGGATCTTGATAATGCAATTGTGTACTTTGCGTTATTACTAGAAGGAGAAGATCATAATGCTTAA
- a CDS encoding HD domain-containing phosphohydrolase, producing the protein MIELTQYNIIPLISFILYAIILIIILSSNQTKLSRSFVGYIIAMMFWSIGSFLMKTNVPPSSLFWNKILQIGFVFVPVLLLRFSYILAGDYRTKKIVVYGYLISIVMVYLSFAEYVVTDATYVNGVFNYTPGFAAYVFAVIGLFYSSLALIVIIKKSIQKEISLKRIRLVLLGLVLVIIGGALNISPDIGAYGVDILFNTVNAILIMYSIYRNKFLEINLIVKRGLSFSFTSILLYFTYALIILYAEQFIRAYVEVESTISLIFIMMPFFLILEPIRNGLVKLSKRIFYRNTIDMNAALKEFSDLISTSLDLDKIGATLINAIQKAINSKEVYLILQNRKGYYLHQTSEQSKDKDIQLAFNHPIVKWFKNGNDILLKSQIHSHVMFKGIWKREREIIDAMHTEIIAPIRYQDELVGLVVIAERADENPYSIEETNFLQTIINNAAAIIENAKTIEAIKKQSITDELTKFYNHRYFQDTVSKWVKEEHYNTFALAIIDIDQFAIYNELYGHANGDRAIKRITSIINEVVPNEFMKVRFGGEEFVVVMVNLTKKQALNLSDKIRETIEEQFLLSSDIREFLTVSVGLSVYPPHGSTLNELIANANQALRLAKKSGRNKVFVYQEKDNDVVEESGVHEKIQDAFVSSIYALAATIDAKDHYTYGHSKNVALMSQLLANKLDFSDSDVNKIYNAGLLHDIGKVGIPEKVLSKPDVLTDEEYEIMKGHVVQSINIIKHIPNLIDIVPIVISHHERYDGKGYPRGIKGNNIPELGRIITIADSFDAMTTNRPYREGLSLEQAIYELKRNAGTQFDPDYVKIFIDLVQSGELNTLELVNRSNIK; encoded by the coding sequence ATGATAGAATTAACACAGTACAATATAATTCCTTTAATATCATTTATATTATATGCAATTATTTTAATCATAATTCTAAGTTCGAACCAAACCAAATTGTCACGATCTTTTGTTGGTTATATTATAGCGATGATGTTTTGGTCAATTGGTTCTTTTCTCATGAAAACCAATGTGCCACCATCCAGCCTATTTTGGAATAAAATACTTCAGATTGGGTTTGTCTTTGTTCCGGTATTATTATTACGATTTAGTTATATATTAGCGGGGGATTATCGGACCAAGAAAATAGTGGTATATGGCTATCTCATAAGTATTGTTATGGTGTACTTGTCTTTTGCCGAATATGTGGTGACTGACGCAACATATGTTAATGGTGTCTTTAATTATACACCAGGATTTGCGGCTTATGTATTTGCTGTGATAGGCTTATTTTATAGTTCTCTTGCATTAATTGTAATTATTAAAAAATCGATTCAAAAAGAAATATCTTTGAAACGGATTAGATTGGTTTTGCTGGGGCTTGTTTTAGTTATTATCGGTGGTGCTTTAAATATATCACCCGATATTGGTGCCTATGGCGTGGATATCTTATTCAATACCGTTAACGCGATATTAATTATGTATTCGATTTATCGAAATAAGTTTTTAGAAATCAACTTAATTGTCAAACGCGGGTTATCGTTTTCATTTACCAGTATTTTACTGTATTTTACATATGCACTGATTATTTTATATGCAGAACAGTTTATTCGAGCGTATGTTGAAGTAGAATCAACGATTTCACTGATTTTTATCATGATGCCGTTCTTTTTAATTTTAGAGCCAATCAGAAATGGATTAGTGAAATTATCAAAACGAATTTTTTACCGTAATACAATAGATATGAATGCTGCGTTGAAAGAGTTTAGTGATTTGATTAGTACATCACTTGACCTGGATAAGATTGGCGCAACACTTATTAACGCTATTCAAAAAGCCATTAATTCAAAAGAAGTGTATTTAATACTTCAAAATAGGAAGGGGTATTATTTACATCAAACGAGTGAACAGTCCAAAGATAAAGATATTCAATTAGCGTTTAATCACCCTATCGTAAAATGGTTTAAAAATGGGAATGATATTTTACTCAAATCACAGATACATTCCCATGTTATGTTTAAAGGTATTTGGAAACGTGAACGTGAAATTATTGATGCAATGCACACAGAAATTATTGCACCAATTCGATATCAAGATGAATTGGTTGGCCTTGTTGTTATCGCAGAACGCGCTGATGAAAATCCTTATAGTATTGAGGAAACAAACTTTCTTCAAACAATTATTAATAACGCTGCGGCAATTATCGAGAATGCAAAGACCATTGAAGCAATTAAGAAACAGTCAATAACAGATGAGTTAACGAAGTTTTATAACCATCGTTATTTTCAAGATACAGTTAGCAAATGGGTTAAAGAAGAACACTATAACACTTTTGCTTTGGCAATTATTGATATTGATCAATTTGCGATTTACAATGAACTTTATGGCCATGCGAATGGGGATAGAGCCATAAAGCGGATCACATCCATCATCAATGAGGTAGTTCCAAATGAATTTATGAAGGTTCGGTTTGGTGGCGAAGAATTTGTGGTTGTTATGGTGAATTTAACCAAAAAACAAGCTTTAAATCTTTCAGATAAAATTCGTGAAACCATAGAAGAACAATTCTTATTATCAAGTGATATTCGTGAGTTCTTAACTGTTAGTGTGGGATTAAGTGTCTATCCTCCTCATGGGAGTACGTTAAATGAATTAATAGCAAACGCTAACCAGGCATTGCGTTTAGCAAAAAAGTCTGGTCGAAATAAAGTCTTTGTTTACCAAGAAAAGGACAATGATGTGGTTGAAGAGTCAGGTGTTCATGAAAAGATTCAAGACGCTTTTGTCTCAAGTATTTATGCTTTGGCAGCTACGATTGATGCAAAAGATCATTATACGTATGGGCACAGTAAAAATGTTGCCCTGATGTCGCAACTTCTTGCAAATAAACTGGATTTTTCTGATAGTGATGTAAACAAAATCTATAATGCTGGATTACTGCATGATATCGGTAAAGTCGGTATCCCTGAAAAAGTCCTTTCTAAGCCAGATGTATTAACAGATGAAGAATATGAAATTATGAAAGGCCATGTTGTTCAGTCGATTAACATTATTAAACATATTCCAAACTTAATTGATATCGTACCAATTGTCATTAGCCATCATGAACGTTATGATGGTAAAGGGTATCCGCGGGGAATTAAAGGAAATAATATTCCAGAACTAGGGCGCATTATTACCATTGCCGATTCATTTGATGCGATGACAACCAATCGTCCTTACCGTGAAGGTCTATCCTTAGAACAAGCTATCTATGAATTAAAGCGGAATGCAGGTACACAATTTGATCCGGATTATGTTAAAATATTTATTGATCTTGTTCAGTCAGGTGAACTCAATACATTAGAACTCGTCAATCGCAGTAACATCAAATAG
- a CDS encoding GH3 auxin-responsive promoter family protein: MKNLRDMLHDEEYNKIWDTYLGFLDLDIKEFMTIQKRLLLEQIELLNDSELGRKIFNNQSIKSIEDFRKKVPLTTYDDYADILLNKQNEALPSEPLHWVQTTWKGGDKPIKLAPYSKTMVEENTKMFLSSLILSTSKSRGHFTLRNHDKFLYGMAPRPYLTGYAPYILKNEIDFDYLPDTERAEQLSFKERNVEGFKLAIKHGADLFYGVSSVLVKIGESFANDSGKSGMIWPANVKQAIKLIKALYKKKIKKKPLLPKDLFEFKGIVCGGTDSATYKERIEHLFGITPLEIFGGTESAAVATETWSRNGMTFFPDVNFLEFIPEKEIKKEENTPGYKPSTVLLDEIKPNEVYELVITKLRGGAFVRYRIGDIMKCVGLKNKEDGVNLPQVIYLDRVHNIIDLAGFTRLTKQVIGDAIKLSQLDILHYIANKEYINNKPIIHLYLEVKGVVSDKLIKEKINHELKQLDSDYQDVHEMLGYDPLKITRLKNNSFASFKEQKGYYPKIMNPEKETIEAML; the protein is encoded by the coding sequence ATGAAAAACTTACGCGACATGTTACATGATGAAGAATACAATAAAATATGGGATACTTATCTAGGTTTTTTAGATCTTGACATCAAAGAATTTATGACAATTCAAAAGCGTTTATTGTTAGAACAAATTGAACTGTTAAATGATTCTGAACTAGGAAGAAAGATTTTTAATAATCAATCAATTAAGTCGATTGAAGATTTTCGTAAAAAAGTACCACTAACAACATACGATGATTATGCAGACATTTTACTCAATAAACAAAATGAAGCATTACCAAGTGAACCATTACATTGGGTTCAAACCACTTGGAAAGGAGGAGACAAACCAATTAAACTCGCCCCATACTCAAAAACAATGGTAGAAGAAAACACGAAAATGTTTTTATCAAGTTTGATTCTCTCGACAAGTAAATCAAGAGGACACTTTACTTTGAGAAATCATGACAAGTTTTTATACGGCATGGCACCACGCCCGTATTTAACAGGGTACGCGCCATATATCTTGAAAAACGAGATTGATTTTGACTATCTACCAGATACCGAGCGGGCAGAACAACTTAGTTTTAAAGAACGTAATGTTGAAGGGTTTAAGTTAGCGATTAAACATGGCGCTGACTTATTTTATGGCGTAAGTAGTGTACTCGTTAAAATTGGAGAATCATTTGCCAATGATTCAGGAAAATCAGGTATGATTTGGCCAGCCAATGTCAAGCAAGCGATTAAGCTTATCAAAGCACTTTATAAGAAAAAAATTAAGAAAAAACCGTTGTTACCAAAAGATTTATTTGAGTTTAAAGGTATTGTGTGCGGGGGAACAGATTCTGCGACATATAAAGAGCGCATTGAACACTTGTTTGGTATTACACCACTTGAAATATTTGGTGGGACTGAATCTGCTGCGGTAGCCACAGAAACATGGAGTCGTAATGGCATGACATTTTTCCCTGATGTAAACTTTTTAGAATTTATTCCTGAAAAGGAAATAAAAAAAGAAGAAAACACACCTGGATATAAGCCAAGTACTGTGTTGCTAGATGAAATAAAACCCAACGAAGTATACGAACTGGTTATCACAAAATTACGTGGTGGTGCATTTGTGCGATATCGTATCGGTGACATTATGAAGTGTGTTGGATTAAAGAATAAAGAAGATGGTGTTAACTTACCACAGGTCATTTATTTAGACAGAGTTCATAATATTATCGATTTAGCTGGTTTCACACGGTTGACAAAACAAGTTATTGGGGACGCGATTAAATTATCTCAACTTGATATATTACATTATATCGCAAATAAGGAATATATAAATAACAAGCCCATCATTCATTTATATTTAGAAGTGAAAGGTGTTGTAAGTGACAAACTGATTAAGGAAAAGATTAATCATGAATTGAAACAATTAGATTCTGATTATCAGGATGTGCATGAAATGTTAGGGTATGATCCATTAAAAATTACGCGACTAAAAAACAATTCATTTGCTTCATTCAAGGAACAAAAAGGATATTATCCGAAGATAATGAATCCAGAGAAGGAGACTATTGAAGCAATGTTATAA
- a CDS encoding methyltransferase, with product MDAILIGILGFIFLLLFDICSLHSRHVSKYFMLVFGLGSIIYAFIDLLQYNYMFDNSFIYLPIILIMIIFFMGVLMYSIVIEVGVKTYQADPEHRLVTTGTYALVRHPGVIWLLIIFLLTALYYANLYLLAAGLVWTAINICYVIIQEKMILEKIFTEYNRYKKETPMIIPSFKSIIKFKNQ from the coding sequence ATGGACGCAATACTGATCGGAATATTAGGGTTTATATTCTTGTTATTGTTTGATATATGTTCTTTACACAGCCGGCATGTAAGTAAGTATTTTATGCTGGTTTTCGGCTTAGGATCAATCATTTATGCCTTTATTGATTTGCTACAGTATAATTACATGTTTGATAATAGTTTCATATATTTACCCATTATCTTGATAATGATTATTTTCTTTATGGGTGTATTGATGTATTCTATCGTGATAGAAGTTGGTGTAAAAACATATCAAGCAGATCCAGAACATCGTTTAGTGACAACAGGCACTTATGCTCTTGTCAGACATCCCGGTGTGATTTGGCTACTTATCATTTTTCTCTTAACAGCATTATATTATGCGAATTTATATTTGCTCGCGGCAGGGTTAGTATGGACAGCTATTAATATATGTTATGTCATTATTCAAGAAAAAATGATTTTAGAAAAGATTTTTACAGAGTATAATCGGTATAAAAAAGAAACACCAATGATTATTCCATCGTTTAAGAGTATCATAAAATTTAAAAATCAATAA